The proteins below are encoded in one region of Juglans microcarpa x Juglans regia isolate MS1-56 chromosome 4D, Jm3101_v1.0, whole genome shotgun sequence:
- the LOC121261493 gene encoding sodium/hydrogen exchanger 2 — translation MAIGLSSVIPKLQMLYTSDHASVVSMNLFVALLCACIVIGHLLEENRWMNESITALVIGVCTGVVILLTSGGKSSHIFVFSEDLFFIYLLPPIIFNAGFQVKKKQFFRNFVTIVLFGAVGTLISCGIISLGVIQFFKKLDIGSLDIGDYLAIGAIFAATDSVCTLQVLNQDETPLLYSLVFGEGVVNDATSVVLFNAIQSFDLTHIDPRIALHFIGNFLYLFLTSTMLGVMTGLLSAYIIKKLYFGRHSTDREVALMMLMAYLSYMMAELFYLSGILTVFFCGIVMSHYTWHNVTESSRVTTKHAFATFSFVAEIFIFVYVGMDALDIEKWKFVSDSPGTSVAVSSILVALIMAGRAAFIFPLSLLINLAKKSPNEKISFRQQVVVWWAGLMRGAVSIALAYNQFTRSGHTQLRANAIMITSTITVVLFSTVVFGLLTKPLIRFLLPQPKHTTSMLLSSDPSTPKSVTVPLLGEGQDSEFDLPQVVRPNSIRALLRTPTHTVHHYWRKFDNAFMRPVFGGRGFVPFVPGSPTERSFQQEQ, via the exons ATGGCTATCGGATTGAGTTCTGTCATCCCGAAGTTGCAAATGCTATACACTTCCGATCATGCCTCGGTGGTTTCGATGAACCTCTTCGTGGCACTCCTTTGTGCTTGTATTGTGATTGGCCATCTTCTTGAGGAGAACCGATGGATGAACGAGTCTATCACTGCCCTTGTGATT GGTGTGTGTACCGGAGTTGTTATTCTGCTTACAAGTGGGGGGAAAAGCTCTCATATTTTCGTCTTCAGTGaagatcttttttttatataccttCTGCCGCCAATAATATTTAATGCTGG TTTTCAGGTGAAAAAGAAGCAGTTTTTCCGTAACTTTGTTACTATTGTGCTGTTTGGTGCTGTGGGTACATTAATATCCTGTGGGATCATATCCTTAG GTGTTATTCAGTTCTTCAAGAAATTGGATATTGGCTCACTGGATATTGGGGATTATCTAG CAATTGGTGCAATATTTGCTGCAACGGATTCTGTCTGTACATTACAG GTGCTTAATCAGGACGAGACACCTTTACTCTACAGTCTTGTATTTGGGGAGGGTGTCGTAAATGATGCAACATCAGTGGTTCTTTTCAATGCTATCCAGAGCTTTGACCTCACTCATATTGACCCCAGGATTGCCTTGCATTTTATTGGCAACTTCCTTTATTTGTTTCTCACAAGCACAATGCTCGGGGTGATG ACTGGGCTGCTTAGTGCTTACATCATCAAAAAGCTTTATTTTGGCAG GCACTCTACAGATCGTGAAGTTGCTCTTATGATGCTCATGGCATACCTTTCATATATGATGGCTGAA TTGTTCTATTTGAGTGGCATTCTTACTGTATTCTTTTGTGGGATTGTAATGTCGCATTACACCTGGCACAATGTAACTGAGAGTTCAAGGGTCACCACCAA GCATGCTTTTGCAACCTTTTCATTTGTTGCTGAGATTTTTATCTTCGTTTATGTTGGAATGGATGCCTTGGACATTGAAAAGTGGAAATTTGTCAGTGACAG TCCTGGAACATCAGTTGCAGTGAGTTCAATACTTGTAGCCCTGATTATGGCAGGAAGAGCAGCCTTTATTTTCCCCTTGTCATTATTAATCAACTTAGCAAAAAAATCTCCAAATGAAAAAATCAGCTTCAGGCAGCAA GTCGTAGTATGGTGGGCTGGTCTCATGAGAGGTGCTGTGTCTATAGCCCTTGCTTATAATCAG TTCACAAGGTCAGGGCATACTCAATTGCGAGCGAATGCAATCATGATCACCAGCACCATAACTGTTGTTCTTTTCAGCACAGTG GTGTTTGGTTTGTTGACTAAACCTCTTATAAGGTTCTTGCTACCCCAGCCAAAACACACAACCAGCATGTTATTGTCATCAGATCCATCGACTCCAAAATCAGTCACTGTGCCTCTTCTTGGAGAGGGGCAGGATTCTGAGTTTGACCTCCCCCAAGTTGTCAGGCCAAATAGCATACGCGCACTCCTGAGGACTCCTACTCACACTGTTCATCATTACTGGCGTAAGTTTGATAATGCCTTCATGCGTCCGGTATTTGGTGGCCGGGGTTTTGTTCCCTTTGTTCCTGGATCACCAACGGAACGGAGTTTCCAACAAGAGCAATGA